The following proteins are co-located in the Desulfatibacillum aliphaticivorans DSM 15576 genome:
- a CDS encoding cobyrinate a,c-diamide synthase — MKGIVIAGVHSGCGKTTITLGLMAALRRRGLNVAPFKVGPDFIDPGHHTAITGVQSRNLDGWMLPRECSLDIFQRNAASADIAVVEGVMGLFDGYDGKTEAGSTAQMAKWLGLPVLLVVDARSMARSAAAVVQGFENFDPDLQFAGVLFNKVGSPTHLRYLEEALEGKVAMPCLGGIIRNEQVSIPSRHLGLVTSEDHGLGSDIQNALVDLVENNLNLDELLASLPEIAVDPPPPLQAEAPKVRIAAARDQAFCFYYSENLELLESCGAEIVEFSPLKDAGLPKDVDGLYLGGGYPELHAEALSKNTALKDEIFQACQEGMPIYGECGGFMVLCKTLEDLEGREHAMIGCFDLTCRMSSRLRALGYREITLNQKTVLGEAGLCARGHEFHYSQLDEHGRMSVYDAVDRSGGARSVDGFQVNRCLGSYLHLHFMSQPQAPQAFVQACMDYQKERKNR; from the coding sequence ATGAAGGGAATCGTCATCGCGGGCGTGCATAGCGGGTGCGGCAAGACCACAATCACCTTGGGCCTCATGGCCGCCTTGCGCAGGCGCGGGCTGAATGTGGCGCCATTCAAGGTGGGGCCGGATTTCATCGACCCAGGTCACCATACCGCGATCACAGGCGTACAAAGCCGTAACCTGGACGGCTGGATGCTGCCCCGGGAATGCAGCCTGGACATCTTCCAAAGAAACGCCGCTAGTGCAGACATCGCCGTGGTGGAAGGCGTCATGGGCCTGTTTGACGGATACGACGGCAAGACCGAAGCCGGGTCCACGGCTCAAATGGCCAAGTGGCTCGGCCTGCCCGTGCTCTTGGTTGTGGATGCACGGAGCATGGCCCGGAGCGCGGCGGCCGTGGTTCAGGGCTTTGAAAATTTCGACCCGGACCTTCAATTCGCCGGCGTTTTGTTCAATAAAGTCGGGAGCCCTACCCATTTGCGCTACTTGGAGGAAGCCCTGGAAGGCAAAGTCGCCATGCCGTGTTTGGGCGGAATCATCCGTAACGAGCAGGTATCCATACCCTCCCGGCACCTGGGGCTTGTCACCAGCGAAGACCACGGACTTGGTTCGGATATTCAAAACGCCCTGGTCGACTTGGTGGAAAATAATTTGAACCTGGACGAGCTCTTGGCCTCCCTGCCGGAAATTGCTGTGGACCCGCCGCCCCCCTTGCAAGCCGAAGCGCCCAAAGTGCGTATCGCCGCGGCCCGGGATCAGGCCTTTTGCTTTTATTATTCGGAAAATTTGGAGTTATTGGAATCTTGCGGCGCGGAGATTGTGGAATTTTCCCCCCTGAAAGACGCCGGCCTGCCGAAAGACGTGGACGGCCTGTATCTGGGAGGGGGATACCCGGAGCTTCACGCCGAGGCCTTGTCGAAAAACACGGCTTTGAAGGACGAAATTTTTCAGGCCTGCCAGGAAGGCATGCCCATCTACGGCGAGTGCGGCGGCTTTATGGTTTTGTGCAAAACCCTGGAAGATCTGGAAGGGCGGGAGCACGCCATGATCGGGTGCTTTGACCTGACCTGCCGCATGTCCTCCCGGTTAAGGGCTTTGGGATACCGGGAAATTACGCTGAACCAAAAGACCGTCCTGGGCGAGGCCGGCTTGTGCGCCCGGGGCCACGAGTTTCACTATTCCCAACTGGACGAACACGGCCGGATGTCGGTTTATGACGCCGTAGACCGGTCCGGCGGCGCCCGAAGCGTGGACGGGTTTCAGGTAAACCGCTGCTTAGGCAGCTACCTGCATTTGCATTTTATGAGCCAGCCTCAGGCGCCCCAGGCCTTTGTGCAGGCCTGTATGGATTACCAAAAAGAAAGGAAAAACCGCTGA
- a CDS encoding precorrin-8X methylmutase, translating to MLPHEIEEKSFEIIDEEAGSHGFSPDEWKIVRRMIHTSADFEYIDMVRIHPKAIEAGVKAIQSGRAIVTDTNMARVGIRKDNLAPFGCTVSCLMTDPEVGKEAKEKGLTRAHVAAEKGAAMVENGIYAVGNAPTALLHLLDLIESGAAKPALVVGLPVGFVNAAESKEALIKTDTPYISNLSRKGGSNVAVSVINALALIARERT from the coding sequence ATGCTGCCCCATGAAATCGAAGAGAAGAGCTTTGAAATTATCGACGAAGAGGCCGGAAGTCACGGATTCAGCCCGGACGAATGGAAGATCGTCCGCAGAATGATCCACACCTCGGCGGATTTTGAATACATTGACATGGTGCGGATTCACCCCAAGGCCATTGAAGCTGGAGTCAAGGCCATTCAAAGCGGCCGCGCCATCGTCACCGACACCAACATGGCCAGGGTGGGCATTCGCAAGGATAATCTGGCCCCCTTCGGGTGCACGGTTTCCTGCCTCATGACCGACCCGGAAGTCGGCAAGGAAGCCAAGGAAAAAGGCCTTACCCGCGCCCATGTGGCCGCGGAAAAAGGCGCCGCCATGGTGGAAAACGGCATTTACGCGGTGGGCAATGCGCCCACGGCCTTGCTGCATCTTCTGGACCTGATCGAAAGCGGCGCGGCCAAGCCCGCATTGGTGGTGGGCCTGCCCGTGGGATTTGTCAACGCGGCGGAGTCCAAGGAGGCTCTTATTAAAACCGATACCCCCTACATCTCCAACCTGAGCCGTAAAGGCGGCTCCAACGTGGCTGTCAGCGTGATCAACGCCCTGGCATTGATCGCGCGCGAAAGGACTTAG
- the cobI gene encoding precorrin-2 C(20)-methyltransferase yields the protein MNPGTLYGIGVGPGDPDLITLKAARILGQVDVVFAASSTKNSHSQAVEIAKPHLKESVPIRMIPFPMTKNKDAMEKAWEKNAQDIIDVLEEGKSAAFITLGDCMTYSTFGYVLQNIQRLAPHIAVVSVPGITSYQAAASRLNTPLVEGEESLTLLSGVNGGGRFREIADHADNVVFLKAYKNAGDIAEALGEAGMDGNSVGVVKCGLEDEQIITDVNVFREKAPNYWTLIISKKSMSFVAQKKEQ from the coding sequence ATGAATCCAGGAACCCTATATGGAATAGGCGTTGGGCCGGGAGACCCGGACCTCATAACCCTCAAGGCGGCCCGCATTCTGGGCCAAGTGGACGTGGTCTTCGCCGCATCCTCCACCAAGAACTCCCACAGCCAGGCCGTGGAGATCGCAAAGCCCCATCTTAAGGAGTCCGTTCCGATCAGGATGATTCCTTTTCCCATGACCAAAAACAAGGACGCCATGGAAAAAGCCTGGGAGAAAAACGCCCAGGACATCATAGACGTCCTGGAAGAGGGCAAGAGCGCCGCTTTTATCACCCTGGGGGATTGCATGACCTATTCCACATTCGGGTATGTATTGCAAAACATCCAGCGGCTGGCGCCGCACATTGCGGTGGTCTCCGTGCCCGGCATTACGTCCTATCAGGCGGCCGCTTCCCGTCTTAACACGCCTTTGGTAGAGGGAGAGGAATCCCTTACCCTGCTGTCGGGAGTGAACGGGGGAGGGCGGTTTCGGGAAATTGCGGATCATGCCGACAACGTGGTCTTTCTGAAGGCCTACAAGAACGCCGGAGACATCGCAGAGGCTCTTGGCGAAGCGGGCATGGACGGAAACAGCGTGGGCGTGGTTAAATGCGGCTTGGAAGACGAGCAGATCATCACGGACGTCAACGTTTTTCGCGAAAAAGCCCCCAATTACTGGACCCTGATAATCTCCAAAAAGAGCATGAGTTTTGTCGCGCAGAAAAAAGAACAATAA
- a CDS encoding nucleoside recognition protein codes for MSRRKKNNNPRALAIGLLITFAALGVGLMAVDGLEAAKLPSRLLLPLARLLLFVSIGLVAAQAIDSTNWTEKLGFLAAPMFRFANLGAHCSAAFTAAFFSGVSANAMLLDFYKEERITKRQLFLTNFINQFPAYFLHLPVTFFIVVPLTKTAGLLYFLLTFLATCLRTALFAFYGHVFMKPESSGEQRFEGQARKPASRRKKKPFWEGLKAKVPGRFVRVVAFVVPTYTVVYVLTAAGAFDALETFMTRFAVQAFIPVESLSVVVLSFASEFTAGFAAAGALMAAGSITVKQTVIALLLGNIIAFPIRAIRHQLPRYMGIFSPGMGLQMLLMGQGFRVASIILAGAVYWFVG; via the coding sequence TTGTCGCGCAGAAAAAAGAACAATAACCCCAGAGCCCTGGCTATCGGCCTGCTTATTACCTTTGCAGCGCTCGGCGTGGGGCTCATGGCCGTCGATGGCCTGGAAGCCGCCAAACTTCCCTCCAGATTGCTGCTGCCCCTTGCCCGGCTTTTGTTATTCGTCAGCATTGGATTGGTTGCGGCCCAGGCCATTGACTCCACAAACTGGACGGAGAAACTCGGATTTTTGGCGGCGCCCATGTTTCGGTTCGCCAATCTGGGCGCCCATTGCAGCGCAGCGTTTACGGCGGCCTTTTTTTCCGGGGTGTCGGCCAACGCCATGCTTTTGGATTTTTACAAGGAAGAGCGGATCACGAAACGGCAGTTGTTCCTGACCAATTTCATTAATCAATTCCCGGCTTATTTTCTGCATCTGCCCGTGACCTTCTTTATCGTGGTTCCGCTGACCAAAACGGCCGGGTTACTTTATTTTCTGCTGACTTTTTTGGCGACCTGCTTAAGGACCGCGCTGTTTGCGTTCTACGGGCATGTTTTCATGAAGCCCGAAAGCAGCGGCGAGCAAAGATTCGAAGGGCAGGCAAGAAAGCCCGCTTCCCGTAGGAAGAAAAAGCCCTTTTGGGAGGGGCTCAAGGCAAAGGTTCCAGGCCGGTTCGTGCGGGTGGTCGCTTTTGTGGTTCCAACATACACGGTGGTCTATGTTTTGACCGCCGCCGGCGCCTTTGACGCCTTGGAAACCTTTATGACCCGGTTTGCGGTCCAGGCTTTCATCCCGGTGGAATCGTTAAGCGTGGTGGTCTTGAGCTTCGCCTCGGAGTTTACGGCGGGTTTCGCCGCCGCCGGCGCCTTGATGGCCGCGGGAAGCATTACGGTCAAGCAAACCGTCATCGCCTTGCTTTTGGGCAACATCATCGCCTTTCCAATCCGGGCGATCAGGCATCAACTGCCCCGGTACATGGGCATTTTCTCCCCCGGCATGGGCCTGCAAATGCTGTTGATGGGCCAGGGATTCCGGGTGGCGAGCATTATTTTGGCAGGAGCGGTTTACTGGTTTGTCGGCTAA
- the cbiD gene encoding cobalt-precorrin-5B (C(1))-methyltransferase CbiD — protein MSAKEKKKLRQGFTTGTAAAAASKAALLYLLTRETPGFVEVDLLNGQSMQIPVDSVFVENGQAEAFVIKDAGDDPDITHKARIGAKVCLIKEPGEVKITGGEGVGVVTKPGLEIPLGEPAINLGPRLMITQSTQQALAFCENALGVSVEIFVENGRELAKKTLNHRLGIEGGLSILGTTGLVKPLSHEAYIATIESALSVAKACGSNHVVLTTGRRTEKHAQAFFKALPEEAFIQIGDFFQMSMKGVAKNQLAQTTLAVFFGKALKMAQGIPHTHASKSSLTMDWLAGHVRELTGDEALALEIARANTARHAFGMVYPEHPKILERVGEHMIKSASRFCEGKSQVRAIIFDFEGNIAFDSMEGSQAHE, from the coding sequence TTGTCGGCTAAAGAAAAAAAGAAGCTTAGGCAGGGATTCACCACGGGAACAGCCGCCGCTGCCGCTTCCAAGGCGGCCTTGCTGTATCTGCTGACCCGGGAGACGCCCGGATTTGTGGAGGTGGATTTGCTGAACGGCCAATCCATGCAAATTCCCGTGGATTCCGTGTTTGTTGAAAACGGTCAGGCCGAGGCGTTCGTCATCAAGGACGCGGGAGACGACCCGGACATCACCCACAAGGCCAGGATCGGCGCCAAAGTCTGTCTGATTAAAGAGCCTGGAGAGGTGAAGATAACCGGCGGCGAGGGCGTGGGCGTGGTCACCAAGCCGGGTTTGGAAATTCCCCTCGGAGAGCCGGCCATCAACCTGGGGCCGCGTCTGATGATCACGCAGTCCACTCAACAGGCCCTGGCTTTTTGCGAAAACGCCCTGGGCGTCAGCGTGGAGATTTTTGTGGAAAACGGTCGGGAACTGGCGAAAAAGACGTTAAACCATCGCCTGGGCATTGAGGGGGGCTTGTCCATATTGGGCACCACCGGGCTGGTCAAGCCATTGTCTCATGAGGCCTATATCGCCACCATTGAGTCGGCCCTGTCCGTGGCCAAGGCCTGCGGCTCAAACCATGTGGTTTTGACCACCGGGCGTAGGACCGAAAAGCACGCCCAGGCTTTTTTTAAGGCATTGCCCGAAGAGGCGTTCATCCAGATTGGAGATTTTTTTCAGATGTCCATGAAGGGCGTCGCCAAAAACCAGCTTGCCCAAACCACCCTGGCGGTCTTTTTCGGCAAAGCCCTGAAGATGGCCCAAGGAATCCCTCACACCCACGCGTCTAAGTCCAGCCTGACCATGGACTGGCTGGCAGGGCATGTGCGGGAGCTCACGGGGGATGAAGCCCTGGCCCTGGAAATCGCCCGGGCCAACACGGCCCGCCATGCTTTCGGCATGGTGTATCCCGAGCATCCCAAGATTTTGGAGCGGGTAGGGGAGCATATGATCAAATCCGCGTCTCGTTTTTGTGAAGGCAAATCCCAGGTCAGGGCGATCATATTCGACTTTGAGGGCAATATTGCCTTTGATTCCATGGAAGGGAGCCAAGCTCATGAGTAA
- a CDS encoding bifunctional cobalt-precorrin-7 (C(5))-methyltransferase/cobalt-precorrin-6B (C(15))-methyltransferase: protein MSNRVQVIGMGLSPRDLTQAHLEIIQQAQVLVGGKRHLVSFKGVDVVKREIASPISEVLDFIQESMADKRVVVLASGDPLFFGIGKTLINRLGAENVVVHPNVTSMAGAFARLNLPWQEAYWVSLHGKKGLSPLKKAMEEHDLLCVLTDPTNNPEAIAEVVRRHDYSWNMWVLEKLGDPEEKVSQIDPCASDLPAFAQPNVVVLQKGDLADPPGPLRLGTPDHWFIHEKGLITKAPVRTLSLSMLQLEPAHILWDLGAGSGSVGLEAALFLPQGFVHAVEKNAARVGQIQANAERFKVQNLSLTQADAPEGLDDLPRPDRVFIGGGGKGLPEILGAAMHALKPEGKIVINTVLLETLNQAASLLEERGFTVSVTQAQISQSKNMPWGRRMEALNPVWIILGEKGK, encoded by the coding sequence ATGAGTAACCGGGTTCAAGTCATCGGCATGGGCTTGTCGCCCAGGGATCTCACCCAGGCGCATCTGGAAATCATCCAACAGGCCCAGGTGCTGGTAGGCGGTAAACGGCATTTGGTGTCTTTTAAAGGCGTGGACGTGGTCAAACGGGAGATTGCCAGCCCTATCTCCGAAGTGTTGGATTTCATCCAGGAAAGCATGGCGGATAAAAGGGTGGTGGTGCTGGCCTCGGGCGACCCCTTGTTTTTCGGCATCGGCAAGACGCTCATCAACCGGCTGGGCGCTGAAAACGTGGTCGTCCACCCCAACGTGACCAGCATGGCCGGGGCTTTCGCCCGGCTGAACCTGCCCTGGCAGGAGGCTTATTGGGTCAGCCTGCACGGCAAAAAAGGCTTGTCTCCGCTGAAAAAGGCCATGGAGGAGCACGATCTCTTATGCGTCCTCACTGATCCGACGAACAATCCGGAGGCAATCGCAGAGGTCGTCAGAAGGCATGATTATTCCTGGAACATGTGGGTGCTGGAAAAGCTGGGAGACCCGGAGGAAAAGGTATCGCAAATCGATCCTTGCGCCTCCGATTTGCCTGCATTCGCCCAGCCCAATGTGGTGGTGCTTCAAAAGGGGGATCTGGCCGATCCTCCCGGTCCCTTGCGTTTGGGAACCCCGGATCACTGGTTCATCCATGAAAAAGGGTTGATCACCAAGGCGCCGGTTAGAACCCTTAGCTTGTCCATGCTGCAACTGGAGCCTGCCCATATCCTTTGGGACCTTGGCGCCGGCAGCGGATCCGTGGGCCTGGAAGCCGCGTTATTTTTACCTCAGGGCTTTGTGCATGCCGTGGAAAAAAACGCAGCGCGGGTCGGGCAAATCCAGGCCAATGCAGAACGATTCAAAGTGCAAAACTTGTCCCTGACCCAAGCGGATGCGCCGGAGGGCCTGGACGATTTGCCTCGTCCCGATCGGGTGTTCATCGGCGGAGGCGGAAAAGGCCTGCCCGAAATTCTGGGCGCCGCCATGCATGCTTTGAAGCCGGAGGGCAAAATCGTGATCAACACCGTGCTCTTGGAAACCCTGAATCAGGCTGCTTCTTTACTGGAGGAAAGGGGCTTTACGGTCAGTGTAACCCAGGCTCAGATCAGTCAATCTAAAAACATGCCATGGGGCAGGCGCATGGAGGCGTTGAACCCCGTGTGGATTATATTGGGAGAAAAAGGAAAATAA
- the cobM gene encoding precorrin-4 C(11)-methyltransferase: MEKHPVIFTGAGPGAPDLITVRGMKALENADYILYAGSLVPEAVLQWAKSGSEVETSAGMHLDEMASKMAEAWNEGKRVVRLHTGDPSLYGAVREQMAKLDERDIPYEVIPGVTAAFAAAAELKAEYTVPNISQTLIFTRISGRTPVPEKESLLSLAEHKASLAIYLSASMADEVADILSKTYGEQASCAIAYKVSHPEQNIILTTVDKMAGIMEDNKINRLALIIVGPFLDAKGNAQSLLYNKSFSHGYREEA, translated from the coding sequence ATGGAAAAACATCCCGTTATATTTACGGGCGCAGGCCCGGGAGCGCCGGACCTCATCACGGTTCGGGGCATGAAAGCCCTGGAAAACGCGGATTACATCCTTTACGCCGGGTCGCTGGTGCCCGAGGCCGTGCTTCAATGGGCGAAAAGCGGCTCGGAAGTGGAAACCAGCGCGGGCATGCACCTGGACGAAATGGCTTCCAAAATGGCTGAGGCCTGGAATGAAGGAAAAAGGGTCGTCCGGCTTCACACCGGCGATCCCTCCTTGTACGGCGCGGTGCGGGAGCAAATGGCCAAGCTGGACGAACGGGACATCCCTTACGAAGTCATCCCCGGCGTGACCGCCGCTTTCGCCGCCGCCGCCGAGTTGAAGGCGGAATACACGGTTCCCAATATTTCCCAGACGCTCATTTTTACAAGAATTTCCGGCCGCACCCCGGTGCCGGAGAAGGAGTCCCTCTTGTCCCTGGCCGAGCACAAGGCATCCCTGGCCATTTATTTGAGCGCGAGCATGGCAGACGAAGTGGCGGACATCCTCTCCAAGACTTACGGCGAACAGGCTTCCTGCGCCATCGCCTATAAGGTCAGCCATCCCGAGCAAAACATCATCCTCACCACCGTGGACAAGATGGCCGGAATCATGGAAGATAACAAGATCAACCGCCTTGCATTGATTATTGTGGGCCCGTTCCTGGACGCCAAGGGAAACGCCCAGTCCCTGCTGTATAACAAGAGCTTTTCCCATGGATACCGGGAGGAAGCATGA
- a CDS encoding cobalt-precorrin 5A hydrolase, with product MTDWSEKKLAVWAMTPNAAELAQRVRAAWPGVELYFSSKLKIDGADAEFTSFSRTLGEAWSQYDGHYFIMATGIVVRVIANLMEDKTKDPAVICGDEAGHFVISLVSGHIGGANELARELASILDAQPVITTSTDVNHAPSIDVIASDHGLHIENKRAIKHVSMAYIKGQALPMHDPYNLVKPHIPRELIEEPAMFTPTRSGVFVDYEVRDLPGLVLVLRPKCLVAGIGCRRGVSKQELETHVREVFKAQGLSIHSLARIVSVDLKADEPGLLQLAEDLDVPIHFYSTDELDQVKMVPNPSPLVDKHIGVKSVCEAAAILATGRRNLITPKQASKTATVAIAAMPFT from the coding sequence ATGACCGATTGGTCCGAAAAAAAACTGGCGGTCTGGGCCATGACGCCCAACGCCGCCGAGTTGGCTCAGAGGGTTAGGGCGGCATGGCCGGGCGTGGAGCTGTATTTCTCCTCCAAGCTGAAAATTGACGGAGCCGACGCTGAGTTCACGTCGTTCTCCCGCACCTTGGGCGAGGCCTGGAGCCAATACGACGGTCACTACTTCATCATGGCTACGGGCATTGTGGTCCGGGTGATCGCCAACCTGATGGAGGACAAGACCAAGGACCCGGCGGTCATCTGCGGGGACGAGGCCGGGCATTTTGTCATCAGCCTGGTTTCCGGGCATATCGGCGGCGCCAACGAGTTAGCCAGGGAGCTTGCCTCGATCCTGGACGCCCAGCCGGTCATAACCACATCCACGGACGTCAACCATGCGCCTAGCATCGACGTGATCGCCAGCGACCATGGGCTGCATATCGAAAACAAACGCGCTATCAAGCACGTGAGCATGGCTTACATCAAGGGCCAAGCCTTGCCCATGCACGACCCCTACAATTTGGTCAAGCCCCATATCCCCCGTGAGTTGATCGAGGAGCCGGCCATGTTCACCCCGACCCGATCCGGCGTGTTTGTGGACTACGAGGTGCGGGACCTGCCCGGCTTAGTGCTGGTTTTACGGCCCAAATGCCTGGTGGCGGGCATTGGATGCCGGAGGGGCGTTTCCAAACAAGAACTGGAAACGCACGTTCGAGAAGTTTTTAAGGCGCAGGGGCTGTCCATACACAGCCTGGCCCGGATTGTTTCCGTGGATCTCAAGGCGGACGAACCCGGCCTGCTTCAACTGGCCGAGGATCTGGACGTTCCCATTCATTTTTATTCAACCGACGAACTGGATCAGGTGAAGATGGTTCCCAATCCCTCTCCCCTGGTGGACAAACACATAGGAGTAAAAAGCGTATGCGAAGCAGCAGCCATTCTGGCAACGGGCCGGAGAAACCTGATAACGCCCAAGCAGGCCAGCAAGACGGCGACCGTAGCCATAGCGGCAATGCCCTTTACATAG